Proteins encoded by one window of Oncorhynchus kisutch isolate 150728-3 unplaced genomic scaffold, Okis_V2 scaffold601, whole genome shotgun sequence:
- the LOC109885862 gene encoding tRNA methyltransferase 10 homolog C-like isoform X1, with translation MYHQTIEMMRFLTPPLLNELRRRIPLVSTVANKQLPLTCLLPPHHSAPLNRPLYTGATLRKDVPLPQTKEDQTEEKLDLDIWKSVMRFQVPAMEEEKQGGEEGGGGAAPSGPGGGVAGQEEVSPLEATRELVVMWRQAGKLVPEIMTDEELGILAEFQTKSSKKKYLKYLAIKEGHKNNHKQKQEKKKAERSERFLEDDRIRPGGVRGEEGELRNTFLLQFWGRSLDKLLGWRSAQAVVFGQPLVFDMSYEQQMTRREVENTVSQLMEVEGWNRRAPDPFHLHFCNLQPDGGYHRELVKRYGAEAWERLLITSTEQRHVDLFPRDDLVYLTADSPNVLRTFDNSKVYIVGSMVDRSIQSGLSLANAKRLKLNTARLPLDDFLQWETGAKNLTLDQMIRILLTLKESGRWEEALEHVPKRKHDGFYQDRDSDKDRRFSGRTRGDTGFRAGDRDCDRTFRSGDRERSFSRRDSVLKRGDSDRAIRTGDRGDSDRAIRTGDSDRAIRTGDRGDSDRAIRTGYRGDSDRAVRTGDSDRAIRTGDSDRAIRTGDSDRAVRTGDRVDSDRAIRTGDRGDSDRAIRTGDRDGMEEWRQKQMNGVVRERGSTSRHKDSVFSSRDTVAVSKEAAGDAENRQNTQTTTRVRTSLKTKMEDRNSTAKSGKKLQEEE, from the coding sequence ATGTATCATCAAACCATTGAAATGATGAGGTTTCTCACCCCACCGCTTTTGAACGAGCTGCGTCGGCGTATCCCGCTGGTATCCACTGTCGCAAATAAACAGCTACCACTCACCTGCCTTCTCCCACCCCACCACTCTGCACCCCTAAACCGGCCTCTCTATACTGGGGCCACACTAAGAAAAGATGTACCCCTCCCTCAGACTAAAGAAGATCAGACTGAAGAGAAACTGGACCTGGACATATGGAAATCTGTGATGAGGTTTCAGGTCCCAGCgatggaggaggagaaacagggaggtgaggagggaggtggtggtgCTGCTCCTTCAGGACCAGGAGGAGGTGTAGCAGGGCAGGAGGAGGTCTCCCCACTGGAGGCCACCAGAGAGCTGGTAGTGATGTGGCGTCAGGCTGGGAAGCTGGTGCCAGAGATCATGACTGACGAGGAGCTGGGGATCCTGGCTGAGTTCCAAACCAAGTCCTCCAAGAAGAAGTACCTGAAATACCTGGCCATCAAGGAGGGCCACAAGAACAACCACAAGCAGaaacaggagaagaagaaggcagagaggagtgagaggttTCTGGAGGACGATAGGATCAGGCCTGGCggtgtgagaggagaggagggggaactgAGGAACACTTTCCTTCTCCAGTTCTGGGGTCGTTCCCTGGACAAGCTGCTGGGGTGGAGGTCGGCCCAGGCCGTGGTGTTCGGCCAGCCGCTGGTGTTCGATATGTCCTACGAACAGCAGATGACGCGTCGCGAGGTGGAGAACACTGTGTCCCAGCTgatggaggtggaggggtggaaccGCCGAGCCCCGGACCCCTTCCACCTACACTTCTGTAACTTGCAGCCGGACGGGGGTTACCACAGGGAGCTGGTTAAACGCTACGGCGCCGAGGCCTGGGAGCGCCTCCTCATCACCTCCACAGAGCAACGTCACGTGGACCTGTTCCCCCGGGACGACCTGGTCTACCTGACGGCTGACTCCCCCAACGTCCTCCGTACCTTCGACAACTCTAAGGTCTACATCGTGGGCTCCATGGTGGACCGCTCCATCCAATCAGGGCTCTCCTTGGCCAACGCCAAGCGTCTGAAGCTGAATACGGCCCGTCTGCCGCTTGATGACTTCCTCCAATGGGAGACGGGGGCCAAGAACCTGACCCTGGATCAGATGATACGCATCTTGCTGACACTgaaggagagtgggaggtggGAGGAGGCGCTGGAGCACGTACCCAAGAGGAAACATGATGGATTCTACCAGGACAGAGACTCAGATAAGGACAGGAGGTTTAGTGGCAGAACCAGAGGAGACACAGGGTTCAGGGCTGGGGACAGAGACTGTGATAGAACATTCAGaagtggggacagagagaggtcaTTTAGTAGAAGAGACAGTGTATtgaagagaggagacagtgacagagcaatcaggactggagacagaggagacagtgaCAGAGCAATCAGGACTGGAGACAGTGACAGAGCAATCAggactggagacagaggagacagtgaCAGAGCAATCAGGACTGGATACAGAGGAGACAGTGACAGAGCAGTCAGGACTGGAGACAGTGACAGAGCAATCAGGACTGGAGACAGTGACAGAGCAATCAGGACTGGAGACAGTGACAGAGCAGTCAGGACTGGAGACAGAGTAGACAGTGACAGAGCAATCAggactggagacagaggagacagtgaCAGAGCAATCAGGACcggagacagagatggtatggaggagtggagacagaaacagatgaatggtgtggtcagagagagaggatcCACTAGCAGACATAAAGACAGTGTATTCAGTAGCAGAGACACAGTAGCAGTCAGTAAGGAAGCAGCAGGGGATgcagagaacagacagaacacacagacCACCACCAGGGTACGGACATCACTAAAAACCAAGATGGAGGATCGGAACAGTACAGCCAAGAGCGGGAAGAAATTGCAGGAGGAAGAGTAG
- the LOC109885862 gene encoding tRNA methyltransferase 10 homolog C-like isoform X2, which yields MYHQTIEMMRFLTPPLLNELRRRIPLVSTVANKQLPLTCLLPPHHSAPLNRPLYTGATLRKDVPLPQTKEDQTEEKLDLDIWKSVMRFQVPAMEEEKQGGEEGGGGAAPSGPGGGVAGQEEVSPLEATRELVVMWRQAGKLVPEIMTDEELGILAEFQTKSSKKKYLKYLAIKEGHKNNHKQKQEKKKAERSERFLEDDRIRPGGVRGEEGELRNTFLLQFWGRSLDKLLGWRSAQAVVFGQPLVFDMSYEQQMTRREVENTVSQLMEVEGWNRRAPDPFHLHFCNLQPDGGYHRELVKRYGAEAWERLLITSTEQRHVDLFPRDDLVYLTADSPNVLRTFDNSKVYIVGSMVDRSIQSGLSLANAKRLKLNTARLPLDDFLQWETGAKNLTLDQMIRILLTLKESGRWEEALEHVPKRKHDGFYQDRDSDKDRRFSGRTRGDTGFRAGDRDCDRTFRSGDRERSFSRRDSVLKRGDSDRAIRTGDRGDSDRAIRTGYRGDSDRAVRTGDSDRAIRTGDSDRAIRTGDSDRAVRTGDRVDSDRAIRTGDRGDSDRAIRTGDRDGMEEWRQKQMNGVVRERGSTSRHKDSVFSSRDTVAVSKEAAGDAENRQNTQTTTRVRTSLKTKMEDRNSTAKSGKKLQEEE from the exons ATGTATCATCAAACCATTGAAATGATGAGGTTTCTCACCCCACCGCTTTTGAACGAGCTGCGTCGGCGTATCCCGCTGGTATCCACTGTCGCAAATAAACAGCTACCACTCACCTGCCTTCTCCCACCCCACCACTCTGCACCCCTAAACCGGCCTCTCTATACTGGGGCCACACTAAGAAAAGATGTACCCCTCCCTCAGACTAAAGAAGATCAGACTGAAGAGAAACTGGACCTGGACATATGGAAATCTGTGATGAGGTTTCAGGTCCCAGCgatggaggaggagaaacagggaggtgaggagggaggtggtggtgCTGCTCCTTCAGGACCAGGAGGAGGTGTAGCAGGGCAGGAGGAGGTCTCCCCACTGGAGGCCACCAGAGAGCTGGTAGTGATGTGGCGTCAGGCTGGGAAGCTGGTGCCAGAGATCATGACTGACGAGGAGCTGGGGATCCTGGCTGAGTTCCAAACCAAGTCCTCCAAGAAGAAGTACCTGAAATACCTGGCCATCAAGGAGGGCCACAAGAACAACCACAAGCAGaaacaggagaagaagaaggcagagaggagtgagaggttTCTGGAGGACGATAGGATCAGGCCTGGCggtgtgagaggagaggagggggaactgAGGAACACTTTCCTTCTCCAGTTCTGGGGTCGTTCCCTGGACAAGCTGCTGGGGTGGAGGTCGGCCCAGGCCGTGGTGTTCGGCCAGCCGCTGGTGTTCGATATGTCCTACGAACAGCAGATGACGCGTCGCGAGGTGGAGAACACTGTGTCCCAGCTgatggaggtggaggggtggaaccGCCGAGCCCCGGACCCCTTCCACCTACACTTCTGTAACTTGCAGCCGGACGGGGGTTACCACAGGGAGCTGGTTAAACGCTACGGCGCCGAGGCCTGGGAGCGCCTCCTCATCACCTCCACAGAGCAACGTCACGTGGACCTGTTCCCCCGGGACGACCTGGTCTACCTGACGGCTGACTCCCCCAACGTCCTCCGTACCTTCGACAACTCTAAGGTCTACATCGTGGGCTCCATGGTGGACCGCTCCATCCAATCAGGGCTCTCCTTGGCCAACGCCAAGCGTCTGAAGCTGAATACGGCCCGTCTGCCGCTTGATGACTTCCTCCAATGGGAGACGGGGGCCAAGAACCTGACCCTGGATCAGATGATACGCATCTTGCTGACACTgaaggagagtgggaggtggGAGGAGGCGCTGGAGCACGTACCCAAGAGGAAACATGATGGATTCTACCAGGACAGAGACTCAGATAAGGACAGGAGGTTTAGTGGCAGAACCAGAGGAGACACAGGGTTCAGGGCTGGGGACAGAGACTGTGATAGAACATTCAGaagtggggacagagagaggtcaTTTAGTAGAAGAGACAGTGTATtgaagagaggagacagtgacagagcaatcag gactggagacagaggagacagtgaCAGAGCAATCAGGACTGGATACAGAGGAGACAGTGACAGAGCAGTCAGGACTGGAGACAGTGACAGAGCAATCAGGACTGGAGACAGTGACAGAGCAATCAGGACTGGAGACAGTGACAGAGCAGTCAGGACTGGAGACAGAGTAGACAGTGACAGAGCAATCAggactggagacagaggagacagtgaCAGAGCAATCAGGACcggagacagagatggtatggaggagtggagacagaaacagatgaatggtgtggtcagagagagaggatcCACTAGCAGACATAAAGACAGTGTATTCAGTAGCAGAGACACAGTAGCAGTCAGTAAGGAAGCAGCAGGGGATgcagagaacagacagaacacacagacCACCACCAGGGTACGGACATCACTAAAAACCAAGATGGAGGATCGGAACAGTACAGCCAAGAGCGGGAAGAAATTGCAGGAGGAAGAGTAG